The Tripterygium wilfordii isolate XIE 37 chromosome 5, ASM1340144v1, whole genome shotgun sequence genome window below encodes:
- the LOC119998674 gene encoding PRA1 family protein A1-like, which translates to MDWGNVTAEDLIDALREVDWSSPPRPLPEFFSRFTVPRSYAKWNSRLKCNLYYYRTNYFIMIILILGLGFLRRPLAIVAALLTALSIAFLNDSFAGTFSEKVTRTVRQFSPHLAAKMRPPLTPVIRGRPSAKRAIHICGRPRWVFVLIFSAVSFFLWYVSCGLITVSWALAVGLLGTIIHASFRTPNLKARLNTFREEFRAVWRNYSEL; encoded by the exons ATGGATTGGGGTAACGTGACCGCGGAGGATCTAATCGATGCGCTCCGTGAAGTTGACTGGTCATCGCCGCCCCGCCCTCTCCCTGAGTTCTTTTCCAGGTTCACGGTTCCTAGATCCTACGCCAAATGGAACAGCCGCCTCAAATGCAATCTATACTA TTACAGGACAAACTACTTCATTATGATCATTCTCATCCTTG GTTTGGGTTTCCTTAGGAGGCCTCTTGCTATAGTGGCTGCTCTTTTAACAGCTCTTAGCATTGCATTTCTGAATGACAG CTTTGCAGGTACTTTCAGTGAGAAGGTTACAAGAACTGTCAGGCAGTTTTCTCCACATTTAGCAGCAAAAATGAGGCCACCTCTTAC GCCTGTCATTCGTGGACGTCCATCAGCAAAAAGAGCAATTCATATATGTGGTCGTCCTCGTTGGGTGTTTGTCCTGATATTTTCTGCTG TGAGTTTTTTCCTTTGGTATGTTTCCTGTGGTCTCATTACTGTTTCTTGGGCACTTGCCGTTGGCCTACTTG GCACTATTATCCATGCAAGCTTTAGAACGCCTAATCTGAAAGCACGTCTAAACACATTCCGGGAGGAATTTCGAGCAGTTTGGCGTAATTACAGTGAGCTGTAG